One part of the Coffea eugenioides isolate CCC68of chromosome 10, Ceug_1.0, whole genome shotgun sequence genome encodes these proteins:
- the LOC113749035 gene encoding probable L-ascorbate peroxidase 6, chloroplastic/mitochondrial isoform X1 → MAQRLIQFPLTYSSSPHSTMTSLTLGSAASRLLPSAAAANSAAKLSLYCPHSVKLFRSSPLISHLFLPQKGAAAASRLLRSRSSSYSTVTKCFASDPEQLKSAREDIKELLKTKFCHPILVRLGWHDAGTYNKNIEDWPQRGGANGSLRFEIELKHAANAGLVNALQLLLPLKDKYSGVTYADLFQLASATAVEEAGGPKIPMKYGRVDVSGPEQCPEEGRLPDAGPPSPAAHLRDVFYRMGLNDKEIVALSGAHTLGRSRPERSGWGMPETKYTKDGPGAPGGQSWTVQWLKFDNSYFKDIKERRDAELLVLPTDAVLFEDPAFKEYAEKYAADQEAFFKDYAEAHAKLSNLGAKFDPPEGFSIDEGTSQPQPEKFVAANYSTGKVSELSEAMKQKIRAEYEGLGGSPDKPLPSNYFLNIMIVIGVLAILTSLLGN, encoded by the exons ATGGCTCAGCGTCTCATTCAGTTTCCACTCACATATTCTTCCTCTCCTCATTCGACGATGACGTCTCTGACTCTCGGTTCCGCCGCCTCCCGCCTCCTACCCTCCGCCGCCGCCGCTAACTCCGCCGCTAAACTTTCCCTCTACTGTCCACATTCTGTCAAACTCTTTCGATCCTCTCCTCTCATCTCTCACCTCTTCCTCCCTCAG AAAGGAGCTGCGGCGGCGAGTAGATTGTTGCGGAGTAGAAGTTCAAGTTACAGCACGGTGACGAAATGCTTCGCTTCGGACCCTGAGCAGTTGAAGAGTGCCAGAGAAGATATTAAGGAACTCCTCAAGACCAAGTTCTGTCATCCTATTTTG GTTCGCTTGGGATGGCATGACGCTGGTACTTACAACAAGAACATAGAGGATTGGCCACAAAGAGGTGGAGCTAATGGAAGTCTAAGATTCGAGATTGAATTGAAACATGCTGCAAATGCCG GACTTGTAAATGCGCTTCAACTTCTGCTGCCTCTCAAGGACAAGTACTCTGGTGTCACTTATGCAGATCTATTTCAGTTGGCTAGCGCCACTGCTGTGGAG GAAGCTGGTGGACCAAAAATTCCAATGAAGTATGGAAGAGTGGATGTCTCTGGACCTGAACAATGCCCAGAAGAAGGAAGGCTTCCGG ATGCGGGCCCTCCATCACCTGCTGCTCATTTACGTGATGTCTTCTATAGGATGGGTCTGAATGATAAG GAAATTGTTGCACTTTCTGGTGCACACACATTGGGAAGGTCAAGACCAGAGCGTAGTGGTTGGGGCATGCCAGAGACAAAATACACG AAAGACGGCCCAGGAGCCCCAGGAGGACAATCTTGGACTGTCCAGTGGCTAAAGTTTGATAATTCCTACTTCAAG GATATTAAAGAAAGAAGGGATGCTGAACTGCTAGTTTTGCCAACTGATGCTGTTCTTTTTGAAGATCCTGCATTTAAG GAATATGCTGAGAAGTATGCAGCAGATCAAGAAGcatttttcaaagattatgctGAGGCTCATGCTAAACTTAGCAACCTTGGAGCCAAGTTTGATCCTCCTGAG GGTTTCTCTATTGATGAGGGTACATCACAACCTCAGCCAGAGAAGTTTGTTGCAGCCAATTACTCAACAGGAAAGGTT AGCGAGCTCTCAGAAGCTATGAAGCAAAAGATAAGGGCAGAATATGAAGGATTGGGGGGAAGCCCAGATAAGCCTCTCCCGTCAAACTATTTTCTCAATATTATGATCGTAATAGGTGTCTTGGCTATTTTGACATCTTTGCTTGGAAACTAA
- the LOC113749035 gene encoding probable L-ascorbate peroxidase 6, chloroplastic/mitochondrial isoform X2: MAQRLIQFPLTYSSSPHSTMTSLTLGSAASRLLPSAAAANSAAKLSLYCPHSVKLFRSSPLISHLFLPQKGAAAASRLLRSRSSSYSTVTKCFASDPEQLKSAREDIKELLKTKFCHPILVRLGWHDAGTYNKNIEDWPQRGGANGSLRFEIELKHAANAGLVNALQLLLPLKDKYSGVTYADLFQLASATAVEEAGGPKIPMKYGRVDVSGPEQCPEEGRLPDAGPPSPAAHLRDVFYRMGLNDKEIVALSGAHTLGRSRPERSGWGMPETKYTKDGPGAPGGQSWTVQWLKFDNSYFKDIKERRDAELLVLPTDAVLFEDPAFKEYAEKYAADQEAFFKDYAEAHAKLSNLGAKFDPPEGFSIDEGTSQPQPEKFVAANYSTGKSELSEAMKQKIRAEYEGLGGSPDKPLPSNYFLNIMIVIGVLAILTSLLGN, encoded by the exons ATGGCTCAGCGTCTCATTCAGTTTCCACTCACATATTCTTCCTCTCCTCATTCGACGATGACGTCTCTGACTCTCGGTTCCGCCGCCTCCCGCCTCCTACCCTCCGCCGCCGCCGCTAACTCCGCCGCTAAACTTTCCCTCTACTGTCCACATTCTGTCAAACTCTTTCGATCCTCTCCTCTCATCTCTCACCTCTTCCTCCCTCAG AAAGGAGCTGCGGCGGCGAGTAGATTGTTGCGGAGTAGAAGTTCAAGTTACAGCACGGTGACGAAATGCTTCGCTTCGGACCCTGAGCAGTTGAAGAGTGCCAGAGAAGATATTAAGGAACTCCTCAAGACCAAGTTCTGTCATCCTATTTTG GTTCGCTTGGGATGGCATGACGCTGGTACTTACAACAAGAACATAGAGGATTGGCCACAAAGAGGTGGAGCTAATGGAAGTCTAAGATTCGAGATTGAATTGAAACATGCTGCAAATGCCG GACTTGTAAATGCGCTTCAACTTCTGCTGCCTCTCAAGGACAAGTACTCTGGTGTCACTTATGCAGATCTATTTCAGTTGGCTAGCGCCACTGCTGTGGAG GAAGCTGGTGGACCAAAAATTCCAATGAAGTATGGAAGAGTGGATGTCTCTGGACCTGAACAATGCCCAGAAGAAGGAAGGCTTCCGG ATGCGGGCCCTCCATCACCTGCTGCTCATTTACGTGATGTCTTCTATAGGATGGGTCTGAATGATAAG GAAATTGTTGCACTTTCTGGTGCACACACATTGGGAAGGTCAAGACCAGAGCGTAGTGGTTGGGGCATGCCAGAGACAAAATACACG AAAGACGGCCCAGGAGCCCCAGGAGGACAATCTTGGACTGTCCAGTGGCTAAAGTTTGATAATTCCTACTTCAAG GATATTAAAGAAAGAAGGGATGCTGAACTGCTAGTTTTGCCAACTGATGCTGTTCTTTTTGAAGATCCTGCATTTAAG GAATATGCTGAGAAGTATGCAGCAGATCAAGAAGcatttttcaaagattatgctGAGGCTCATGCTAAACTTAGCAACCTTGGAGCCAAGTTTGATCCTCCTGAG GGTTTCTCTATTGATGAGGGTACATCACAACCTCAGCCAGAGAAGTTTGTTGCAGCCAATTACTCAACAGGAAAG AGCGAGCTCTCAGAAGCTATGAAGCAAAAGATAAGGGCAGAATATGAAGGATTGGGGGGAAGCCCAGATAAGCCTCTCCCGTCAAACTATTTTCTCAATATTATGATCGTAATAGGTGTCTTGGCTATTTTGACATCTTTGCTTGGAAACTAA
- the LOC113749035 gene encoding probable L-ascorbate peroxidase 6, chloroplastic/mitochondrial isoform X3 translates to MAQRLIQFPLTYSSSPHSTMTSLTLGSAASRLLPSAAAANSAAKLSLYCPHSVKLFRSSPLISHLFLPQKGAAAASRLLRSRSSSYSTVTKCFASDPEQLKSAREDIKELLKTKFCHPILVRLGWHDAGTYNKNIEDWPQRGGANGSLRFEIELKHAANAGLVNALQLLLPLKDKYSGVTYADLFQLASATAVEEAGGPKIPMKYGRVDVSGPEQCPEEGRLPDAGPPSPAAHLRDVFYRMGLNDKEIVALSGAHTLGRSRPERSGWGMPETKYTKDGPGAPGGQSWTVQWLKFDNSYFKDIKERRDAELLVLPTDAVLFEDPAFKEYAEKYAADQEAFFKDYAEAHAKLSNLGAKFDPPEGFSIDEGTSQPQPEKFVAANYSTGKA, encoded by the exons ATGGCTCAGCGTCTCATTCAGTTTCCACTCACATATTCTTCCTCTCCTCATTCGACGATGACGTCTCTGACTCTCGGTTCCGCCGCCTCCCGCCTCCTACCCTCCGCCGCCGCCGCTAACTCCGCCGCTAAACTTTCCCTCTACTGTCCACATTCTGTCAAACTCTTTCGATCCTCTCCTCTCATCTCTCACCTCTTCCTCCCTCAG AAAGGAGCTGCGGCGGCGAGTAGATTGTTGCGGAGTAGAAGTTCAAGTTACAGCACGGTGACGAAATGCTTCGCTTCGGACCCTGAGCAGTTGAAGAGTGCCAGAGAAGATATTAAGGAACTCCTCAAGACCAAGTTCTGTCATCCTATTTTG GTTCGCTTGGGATGGCATGACGCTGGTACTTACAACAAGAACATAGAGGATTGGCCACAAAGAGGTGGAGCTAATGGAAGTCTAAGATTCGAGATTGAATTGAAACATGCTGCAAATGCCG GACTTGTAAATGCGCTTCAACTTCTGCTGCCTCTCAAGGACAAGTACTCTGGTGTCACTTATGCAGATCTATTTCAGTTGGCTAGCGCCACTGCTGTGGAG GAAGCTGGTGGACCAAAAATTCCAATGAAGTATGGAAGAGTGGATGTCTCTGGACCTGAACAATGCCCAGAAGAAGGAAGGCTTCCGG ATGCGGGCCCTCCATCACCTGCTGCTCATTTACGTGATGTCTTCTATAGGATGGGTCTGAATGATAAG GAAATTGTTGCACTTTCTGGTGCACACACATTGGGAAGGTCAAGACCAGAGCGTAGTGGTTGGGGCATGCCAGAGACAAAATACACG AAAGACGGCCCAGGAGCCCCAGGAGGACAATCTTGGACTGTCCAGTGGCTAAAGTTTGATAATTCCTACTTCAAG GATATTAAAGAAAGAAGGGATGCTGAACTGCTAGTTTTGCCAACTGATGCTGTTCTTTTTGAAGATCCTGCATTTAAG GAATATGCTGAGAAGTATGCAGCAGATCAAGAAGcatttttcaaagattatgctGAGGCTCATGCTAAACTTAGCAACCTTGGAGCCAAGTTTGATCCTCCTGAG GGTTTCTCTATTGATGAGGGTACATCACAACCTCAGCCAGAGAAGTTTGTTGCAGCCAATTACTCAACAGGAAAG GCTTAG